CCACCATCAGCTACAGCCCCGAAAGCACAGGAGCAGAGCTGCCACAGCTCCTCAACGTGGTCATGGGGAACACCTCGATCCAGAAGGGTGTGAAAGCCATAGGGCTTGATCTCGGGCCGTTGTGCGAAGTGCACCCAGGTGCACGATTTGGGGTCGCCGGATTGCGGCGACTGGCGAAAACGCCGAAAGGCCCTCTCCTTTCCCCCGTTCTCAAACCGCAGGGATCAAGCGCGTCGCAGTTGGCGGACATCGCCTATCTTTGCGCAATGGGCGGCGCGCACATCGTCAAGGAAGATCATGGGCTCACGGACCAGCCGTGCGCGCCATTTAAAGAGCGCGTTCGGCGGATCGGTGACGCTGTTGCACGTGCCAATGCACAATCTGGTGGTAGCACGCTCTACTTTGCCGGACTGGCCGGTCACAGCGAGGACCTCCTTGCGCACGCGCACTTCGCAAAGGAAAACGGCGCGCACGGGCTCCTGATCATGCCGGGGCTTTTTGGGTTTGATCTGGTCAGGCGTATCGCGCGCGACGACACCCTGTCCATGCCGGTGATGACGCATCCAAGCTTCCTGGGGCCATACGTGCTTTCAACCGACACTGGCCTTACCCACGCCTTGATGTTCGGCACATTGCAACGCATTGCCGGTTCGGACATCTCCGTCTTTCCCAACGTCGGCGGACGCTTCGGCTTTACGGCCGATGAATGCTTGTCAATCGCGGGGGCGTGCCGCGACGACAGTGCTCCGGGGCCCGCGATCTTTCCGTCGCCGGGGGGCGGGATGAGCGTTGATCGGGCAACCGACATGATCGCAATGTACGGAGATGATGCCGTATTTCTCCTTGGCGGTAGCTTGCTGCGCTACGGCGAGAATATTGGTGAAGGCCTCAGGAAGCTGCATGAGGCGATAGACGGTCGGCAAGTTCATTAGGCAGCTCTAAGCGTTAGGAGCTTGCCCGGTTTAGAACTAAGCGTGGCGCAGCGCTGCGCTGTTCAACAAAACTGAGCGCAAGAGCTTTAGAGCACCCCCGAAGCGTCTCCGAATGTGCAAACACAAATGCGCTAGCATGGTTCAGTTTCCAGCCTATCACCGCCGAGAGCGGTCGCATCGTGTGCGCCGTTGCCACGCTTGGTTATCACCGACCTCCCGGAGCCCGTAGCCACTTCCGCTTCGCCGCCTTGCCACTAATTCCATCGAGAAACTGAAGGTTTGGATAGGTTCGGATAACTCTCACCTGGTCCTTGCGCTGGCAGCTAAGCACGGCGATCCGAAAATCGATGCTTTTTGAATGGGAAAGGCAACCTCCGGCCTGACTCCACGCGCCAGTTAATTGCCTGCACGGCAGCTAAACGGCATCGAAATTTCGTGTCAGTTCCTGGGTGAGCTGATCCGCAAAACGCGCGGACGCAACCGAAAGGGTTCGGCCGCGTTTTTGGCCAAGGTAGAGAAACCCATCGCGCAGATCGCGAACATCGATTGGCTTGCTAATGAGCCCTTCGTACAGGTCATCATTCGGCGTACCAACAGGAATTTGGAAGGTGATGGCTCCCTCGCGCAGAACGTAGGACTTCAGAAAGTCGAACGAGGTCGATTCAACCGCAGGATTGAGCTGCATGGACGTACGTCCAACCGCCTCTTCGAGCAACAGTCGACCGCCAAAGGCCTTCGTTGGCAACGCAAGCGGATAGTCCAAGCATTGACGCAGCCGCAACTCGTTTTCGCGTGCCAGCGGGTGCGTGCGCGCCATGACCGCTCGTAGGTCCTGATGCACGGCAAGCATAACCTCGAACTCAGGCATCTGGTTCCAATCAAAGACCAATGCGAGGTCCACTTCGTATTCAATCAGCGCCTTTTCTGCTGCAGCATGGTCAGCGACCAAAACTTCAAAAGTGACCTGCGGAAAAACCTCACGGTACTGTGCGATCGCGTTGGGTAGAAACTGTGAGGTCAGTGCCTGACTGCAGGCGATAGAGATGTGGCCCCGCCGCATGCCTGCCAGATCGGCGAGACGGGACTTCAGACGCTCTGTCTCGGCGACTTGGCGCCTGATGTGATCGACGACCAGTTCACCCGCCGCGTTGAGCCGGACGCCTCCAGGCAAACGCTCGAAAATCTCCTGGCCGATCTCTTCCTCGAACGTTTGAATGCGCCGATGCAGAGCAGACGGCGTCAACGCGGTTTCTTCGGCGGCGCGTCTGATGGAACCAAAACGCGTAACAGCATCAATCAATTTGAGGGTTGTTAGATGCCTCATTAAAGGGGCTTTTCCGGCATGTGTTGCGTTTTTTCGAACACTATAAGCGATTTTTAGCAGAAGACGAGAACGCAACAAGCGTGCAGCGTGGTCGCCTGTTGTCACCACGCAGGTAAACCGTGCAGAGCGCAGACCGAACCCTTGAAAAACCCGGTATTTGGGATCGCTGGCAGCAAGCGGGAGACACCGTCTCGCTTGCACGTAAGGTGCGCGCTCCGGCGCTTATAAG
The Pseudomonadota bacterium genome window above contains:
- a CDS encoding RuBisCO large subunit C-terminal-like domain-containing protein gives rise to the protein MTEDVADGRFRVTYRLFAPSLGRAEERALGIALEQTVEIPRDVVPPGFVENTIMGRVEEVVERGDGAFDATISYSPESTGAELPQLLNVVMGNTSIQKGVKAIGLDLGPLCEVHPGARFGVAGLRRLAKTPKGPLLSPVLKPQGSSASQLADIAYLCAMGGAHIVKEDHGLTDQPCAPFKERVRRIGDAVARANAQSGGSTLYFAGLAGHSEDLLAHAHFAKENGAHGLLIMPGLFGFDLVRRIARDDTLSMPVMTHPSFLGPYVLSTDTGLTHALMFGTLQRIAGSDISVFPNVGGRFGFTADECLSIAGACRDDSAPGPAIFPSPGGGMSVDRATDMIAMYGDDAVFLLGGSLLRYGENIGEGLRKLHEAIDGRQVH
- a CDS encoding LysR family transcriptional regulator translates to MRHLTTLKLIDAVTRFGSIRRAAEETALTPSALHRRIQTFEEEIGQEIFERLPGGVRLNAAGELVVDHIRRQVAETERLKSRLADLAGMRRGHISIACSQALTSQFLPNAIAQYREVFPQVTFEVLVADHAAAEKALIEYEVDLALVFDWNQMPEFEVMLAVHQDLRAVMARTHPLARENELRLRQCLDYPLALPTKAFGGRLLLEEAVGRTSMQLNPAVESTSFDFLKSYVLREGAITFQIPVGTPNDDLYEGLISKPIDVRDLRDGFLYLGQKRGRTLSVASARFADQLTQELTRNFDAV